A single window of Actinoallomurus bryophytorum DNA harbors:
- a CDS encoding ATP-binding protein: MATVELTFSPLPVHVRTARLVATAVARRGGVEEALLDEVRLAVGEACSRAVEAHQQQCPAEPVRVELRDGADRFEVMVSDRVPNDDPAGEGATQVSSDLAELNGDLNLGFAVIAGLADDVDIASTPSGVEITMSWPAKKD, translated from the coding sequence ATAGCCACCGTCGAGCTCACGTTCAGCCCCTTGCCGGTGCATGTGCGCACCGCACGGCTCGTCGCCACCGCCGTTGCGCGGCGTGGCGGGGTCGAGGAGGCCTTGCTCGACGAGGTACGGCTGGCGGTCGGTGAGGCCTGCTCGCGTGCGGTGGAGGCTCATCAGCAGCAGTGCCCCGCCGAGCCGGTACGGGTCGAGTTGCGCGACGGTGCGGACCGCTTCGAGGTCATGGTGTCCGATCGTGTGCCGAATGATGACCCGGCGGGTGAGGGAGCCACTCAGGTCTCCTCTGACCTGGCCGAGCTCAACGGCGATCTCAATTTGGGATTCGCCGTCATCGCCGGGCTCGCCGACGACGTCGACATCGCGTCGACGCCGTCGGGTGTCGAGATCACGATGAGCTGGCCGGCCAAGAAGGACTGA
- a CDS encoding SixA phosphatase family protein, which yields MPTLIVLRHSKAASPLGTPDADRPLAGRGRRDAEQAGDELRAAELSPDHVICSTSLRTRQTLEGLGLDVPVDFEPRVYGNDADDILDLLREQSVETLLLVGHNPSAHQLVVGLTGTSEDHFPTSATAVIEFDGEWSDLWPGTARLVSFWVPRG from the coding sequence ATGCCCACGCTGATCGTGCTGCGGCACTCCAAGGCCGCCTCGCCGCTCGGCACCCCCGACGCCGACCGCCCGCTCGCCGGACGTGGCCGCCGGGACGCGGAGCAGGCCGGCGACGAGTTGCGCGCGGCGGAGCTCAGCCCGGATCACGTGATCTGTTCGACCTCGCTGCGGACCCGGCAGACCCTGGAGGGGCTCGGCCTGGATGTCCCGGTCGACTTCGAGCCCCGGGTCTACGGAAACGACGCGGACGACATCCTCGACCTCCTGCGCGAGCAGTCCGTTGAGACGTTGCTGCTCGTCGGACACAATCCCTCGGCGCACCAGCTCGTCGTCGGCCTGACCGGCACGTCCGAGGACCACTTTCCGACCTCGGCGACGGCGGTCATCGAGTTCGACGGCGAATGGTCCGACCTGTGGCCGGGGACCGCGCGCCTCGTCTCGTTCTGGGTTCCGCGGGGCTGA
- a CDS encoding sodium-translocating pyrophosphatase, producing MSGLHHAQASAEVSLGGSDLSLVVVVGVIALLALAVAGVLVREVLAADQGTEKMQEIAQAVQEGAIAYLKRQFRTVGIFVILIPFLLLLLPAETTGVKIGRSVFFVIGALFSGITGFTGMWLAVRGNVRVAAAARESGEKLAMRIAFRTGGVAGMFTVGLGLFGAAVVVFAYKGHAPGVLEGFGFGAALLAMFMRVGGGIFTKAADVGADLVGKVEQGIPEDDPRNAATIADNVGDNVGDCAGMAADLFESYAVTLVASLILGRVAFGTEGLVYPLIVPMIGVVTAVIGIFAVAPRAKDRSGMSAINRGFFISAIISAIAVAVATFLYLPDSFAKLHGADTAITGDSHLANVDPRWVALGAVLVGIVLASAIQLLTGYFTETNRRPVKDVTESARTGPATVILSGVSLGLESAVYTALVIAAAVYGAFLLGFSNTTVALFAVALAGTGLLTTVGVIVSMDTFGPVSDNAQGIAEMSGDIEGEAASVLESLDAVGNTTKAITKGIAIATAVLAATALFGSFRTTVVAELSGASKGVKDALGPTFQTFNLGVDNPNVLVGLIIGASVVFLFSGLAIMAVGRAAGRVVMEVRKQFREHPGIMDYTEKPDYGAVVAICTADAQRELATPGLLAIMTPIAVGFALGYAPLGAFLAGAIAAGALMAVFLSNSGGAWDNAKKLVEEGHLGGKGSEAHAATVIGDTVGDPFKDTAGPAINPLIKVMNLVSLLIAQAVVTYAANTPLRIIVTVIAVGVIVGSIVISKRRGSSLDEGGEPAVESGQAPDGAKGESAETDETDETARASAS from the coding sequence ATGTCTGGGCTTCACCACGCCCAGGCCAGTGCGGAAGTGAGTCTCGGCGGCAGCGACCTCAGCTTGGTGGTCGTTGTCGGTGTGATCGCTTTGTTGGCGCTGGCCGTTGCCGGTGTTCTGGTCCGCGAGGTACTCGCGGCCGACCAGGGCACCGAGAAGATGCAGGAAATCGCGCAGGCGGTGCAGGAGGGCGCGATCGCGTACCTCAAGCGCCAGTTCCGCACGGTGGGCATCTTCGTCATCTTGATCCCCTTCCTGTTGCTCCTGCTTCCGGCGGAGACCACGGGGGTGAAGATCGGCAGATCGGTCTTCTTCGTCATCGGCGCGCTGTTCTCCGGCATCACCGGCTTCACCGGCATGTGGCTCGCGGTGCGCGGCAACGTTCGCGTGGCGGCGGCGGCGCGTGAGAGTGGCGAGAAGCTCGCCATGCGGATCGCGTTCCGTACCGGCGGCGTCGCCGGCATGTTCACCGTCGGCCTGGGCCTGTTCGGCGCGGCCGTCGTGGTGTTCGCGTACAAGGGCCACGCGCCCGGCGTGCTCGAGGGCTTCGGCTTCGGTGCCGCACTGCTCGCCATGTTCATGCGTGTCGGTGGCGGAATCTTCACCAAGGCCGCCGACGTGGGCGCCGACCTGGTCGGCAAGGTCGAGCAGGGGATTCCCGAGGACGACCCGCGTAACGCCGCGACCATCGCCGACAACGTCGGTGACAACGTGGGCGACTGTGCCGGTATGGCGGCCGACCTGTTCGAGTCGTACGCGGTCACGCTGGTGGCGAGCCTGATCCTCGGCCGTGTCGCCTTCGGTACCGAGGGCCTGGTCTATCCGCTGATCGTGCCGATGATCGGCGTGGTCACCGCGGTGATCGGCATCTTCGCGGTCGCACCGCGCGCCAAGGACCGCTCGGGCATGAGCGCGATCAACCGTGGCTTCTTCATCTCCGCGATCATCTCCGCGATCGCGGTGGCCGTCGCCACGTTCCTCTACCTGCCGGACTCCTTCGCCAAGCTGCACGGCGCGGACACGGCGATCACCGGCGACTCGCACCTGGCCAACGTCGACCCGCGGTGGGTGGCGCTCGGGGCCGTACTCGTCGGCATCGTGCTCGCCAGCGCGATCCAGCTGCTCACCGGCTACTTCACCGAGACCAACCGCCGTCCGGTCAAGGACGTGACCGAGTCGGCTCGTACGGGCCCGGCCACGGTCATCCTGTCCGGCGTCTCGCTCGGTCTCGAGTCGGCCGTCTACACCGCGCTGGTCATCGCCGCCGCGGTGTACGGCGCGTTCCTGCTCGGCTTCAGCAACACGACCGTGGCGCTGTTCGCGGTCGCGCTCGCCGGTACGGGTCTGCTGACCACGGTCGGCGTGATCGTGTCGATGGACACCTTCGGCCCGGTCTCGGACAACGCGCAGGGCATCGCCGAGATGTCCGGTGACATCGAGGGCGAGGCCGCGAGCGTTCTGGAGAGCCTGGACGCGGTCGGCAACACCACCAAGGCGATCACCAAGGGCATCGCGATCGCCACGGCCGTACTGGCCGCGACCGCCTTGTTCGGGTCGTTCCGTACGACGGTCGTCGCCGAGCTGTCCGGTGCGAGTAAGGGCGTCAAGGACGCGCTCGGTCCGACATTCCAGACCTTCAACCTGGGTGTCGACAACCCGAACGTCCTGGTCGGGTTGATCATCGGTGCGTCGGTGGTGTTCCTGTTCTCCGGCCTGGCCATCATGGCGGTCGGCCGCGCGGCCGGACGCGTCGTGATGGAGGTGCGCAAGCAGTTCCGCGAGCACCCCGGGATCATGGACTACACCGAGAAGCCGGACTACGGCGCGGTGGTGGCCATCTGCACCGCGGACGCCCAGCGAGAGCTGGCCACGCCGGGTCTGCTGGCGATCATGACGCCGATCGCGGTCGGCTTCGCGCTCGGGTACGCGCCACTGGGCGCGTTCCTGGCCGGAGCGATCGCCGCGGGTGCGCTGATGGCGGTCTTCCTGTCCAACTCCGGTGGCGCGTGGGACAACGCCAAGAAGCTCGTCGAAGAGGGTCACCTCGGCGGCAAGGGCTCCGAGGCGCACGCGGCAACGGTGATCGGCGACACGGTCGGTGACCCGTTCAAGGACACCGCCGGCCCGGCGATCAACCCGCTGATCAAGGTCATGAACCTTGTTTCGCTGCTGATCGCCCAGGCGGTCGTGACGTACGCGGCCAACACCCCGCTGCGGATCATCGTCACGGTGATCGCGGTCGGTGTGATCGTCGGCTCGATCGTCATCTCCAAGCGCCGTGGGTCCTCCCTCGACGAAGGGGGAGAGCCGGCGGTGGAGAGCGGCCAGGCACCGGACGGCGCCAAGGGCGAGTCGGCGGAGACGGACGAGACGGACGAGACGGCTCGGGCCAGCGCCTCCTGA